Proteins from a genomic interval of Coccinella septempunctata chromosome 2, icCocSept1.1, whole genome shotgun sequence:
- the LOC123307788 gene encoding vacuolar protein-sorting-associated protein 25 has product MTDVEINWPWQYNFPPFFTLQPTAQTRSKQLAAWKTLILDYCRQTKTYTLDVREAVDWPLFYNSTINRRLNSTVIVSVLSELSKSSNCAALDKAKNRWEIYWHTLEEWASMIYGYICDSGLQNTVLTFYELTNGTDVQEQEFAGMQTEVLIKVLRVLEDERKCELILSDDMQGVKFF; this is encoded by the coding sequence ATGACGGACGTTGAAATCAATTGGCCCTGGCAATATAACTTTCCACCTTTCTTCACACTACAGCCTACCGCACAAACAAGATCGAAACAATTAGCAGCATGGAAAACGCTTATATTGGACTATTGTCGACAGACCAAAACTTACACACTTGATGTTAGGGAAGCAGTAGATTGGCCCCTATTTTACAATTCTACCATAAATCGGAGGTTGAACTCTACTGTAATAGTTTCTGTCTTGTCTGAATTATCCAAGAGTTCGAATTGTGCTGCATTGGACAAAGCGAAAAATAGATGGGAAATATATTGGCATACATTGGAAGAGTGGGCTTCTATGATATATGGTTATATATGTGATTCGGGATTGCAAAATACTGTTCTCACGTTCTATGAATTGACAAATGGTACAGATGTCCAAGAGCAAGAATTTGCGGGAATGCAAACTGAGGTTCTGATCAAAGTTTTAAGGGTTTTAGAAGATGAGAGAAAATGTGAATTGATTTTGTCTGATGATATGCaaggagtgaaat
- the LOC123307839 gene encoding cytochrome c oxidase subunit 4 isoform 1, mitochondrial-like, which produces MSYLILPTLRRSLCFPSIFQLHAAVRSTHWHLKMAGNREQVGYGVNGNPIYFDASEMPFPAVRWKEPTPELCCLWEKEKGDWGKLTREEKKELYRASFRQTFAEFQAPSPEWKIVLAMLLHLISVSLLLHYLTYSIYPTMPDTFCESKRQAQLRRILDLQQNPVFGVSSKWDYEKDTWK; this is translated from the exons ATGTCTTACCTCATCCTACCGACCTTGAGAAGATCTTTATGTTTTCCTTCTATATTTCAATTACATGCAGCGGTCCGATCAACACATTGGCATTTGAAAATGGCTGGAAATAGAGAACAAGTAGGTTATGGAGTGAACGGAAATCCTATTTACTTCGACGCATCGGAAATGCCATTTCCAGCAGTGAGGTGGAAGGAACCTACGCCTGAGTTATGT TGTCTTTGGGAGAAAGAAAAGGGAGACTGGGGAAAACTGACTcgtgaagagaaaaaagagcttTACAGGGCTTCGTTCAGGCAAACATTCGCTGAATTTCAAGCTCCGTCCCCCGAATGGAAAATAGTTTTGGCAATGCTTTTACATCTCATCAGTGTATCACTGTTGTTACATTATCTTACATACTCAA TTTATCCTACAATGCCTGACACATTTTGTGAATCTAAACGACAAGCCCAATTGAGACGTATTTTGGATTTACAACAGAATCCAGTGTTTGGAGTTTCCTCGAAATGGGATTACGAGAAAGATACGTGGAAGTAA
- the LOC123306780 gene encoding thioredoxin-like protein 1: MSLVKVINDEAHFQTELSAASTKLVVADFTASWCGPCQRIAPVFQQLSVKYPNAVFLKIDVDKCQETAAAQGVSAMPTFIFYRNKAKVDRVQGADAAALENKIQQYYGSSESEETESVSGYLDLYPFITKAQCECLNESDDHTLEHCLTSGKGFLQSDCDEQLIISIAFNQAVKIHSIKVKAPAGKGPKNLRLFINQPRTLDFDQMSSFVSVQDLEIKPEELDGTPVNLKFVKFQNVQNIQVFIKDNQEGGEVTQIDHLAFIGTPISTTNMGDFKRVAGKKGESH, encoded by the exons ATGTCGTTGGTCAAAGTTATTAATGATGAAGCACACTTCCAAACTGAATTATCTGCAGCTTCTACCAAATTAGTGGTTGCCGATTTTACTGCTAGTTG GTGTGGGCCTTGTCAAAGAATTGCTCCAGTTTTCCAACAACTATCTGTTAAATATCCTAATGCAGTATTTCTTAAAATTGATGTTGATAAATGCCAGGAAACTGCAGCAGCTCAGGGCGTTTCTGCGATGCCTACTTTCATATTCTACAGAAATAAAGCTAAAGTAGATCGAGTACAAGGTGCAGATGCAGCTGCATTGGAAAACAAAATACAGCAGTACTATGGAAGTTCTGAAAGTGAAGAAACAGAATCTGTTAGTGGATATTTGGATTTATATCCATTTATTACTAAAGCTCAATGTGAATGCTTGAATGAAAGTGATGATCATACTTTGGAGCATTGCCTCACATCTGGAAAAGGTTTTCTGCAGTCAGATTGTGATGAACAATTAATTATTTCTATTGCATTTAATCAAGCTGTTAAAATCCATAGTATAAAAGTTAAAGCTCCAGCTGGTAAGGGTCCTAAGAATTTAAGGTTGTTCATAAATCAACCAAGAACGTTGGACTTTGACCAGATGAGTAGTTTTGTTAGCGTTCAGGACTTGGAAATTAAACCAGAAGAACTAGATGGTACACCTGTCAACTTGaaatttgtaaaatttcaaaatgtacAAAATATTCAAGTATTTATCAAAGACAACCAAGAAGGTGGGGAAGTTACTCAAATAGACCATCTAGCTTTCATAGGGACACCAATTAGTACTACTAATATGGGAGATTTCAAGAGAGTAGCTGGTAAAAAAGGAGAAAGTCATTAA